One Deinococcus seoulensis DNA window includes the following coding sequences:
- a CDS encoding DUF3592 domain-containing protein, which translates to MPRATAVRRSVPFGLVLPGSSILNAIRSRDWTPVEARVAAVSSLSRSCAVTYAYTVKGRTYQSDRIGWDVFDRNRDEGPDCASLGDDSQPAVGDTIRVFYDPLNPGQAVHRPELPGSSLFGMAWGLGFTVMLVFMLVQVWRP; encoded by the coding sequence ATGCCCCGCGCCACTGCTGTCCGGCGTTCCGTCCCCTTCGGTCTTGTCCTTCCGGGGAGTTCCATCCTGAACGCGATCCGCTCCCGGGACTGGACGCCGGTAGAGGCGCGCGTCGCCGCCGTCTCTTCCCTGTCCCGCAGCTGCGCCGTGACATACGCGTACACCGTGAAAGGCCGCACCTACCAGAGCGACCGTATCGGGTGGGACGTGTTCGACAGGAACCGTGACGAGGGACCTGACTGCGCCTCTCTCGGAGACGACTCTCAGCCCGCAGTGGGCGACACCATTCGGGTGTTCTACGATCCTCTGAACCCAGGACAGGCTGTACACCGGCCGGAACTCCCCGGCTCTTCACTGTTCGGCATGGCATGGGGCCTGGGCTTCACCGTCATGCTGGTGTTCATGCTCGTTCAGGTGTGGCGGCCGTAG